A portion of the Krasilnikovia cinnamomea genome contains these proteins:
- a CDS encoding spermidine synthase, whose amino-acid sequence MAQRRRSERRVATVGSGLAELVPDPDRRSGWTLLLDGTPQSHVDLADPTHLEFEYVRRIGAALDLLAPAGQPLRVLHLGGGALTLPRYVAATRPGSAQRVVEIDGPLVDLVRTWLPWPPSARIRVRVGDARAELAGMRPGGYDVVVLDVFAGSRTPAHLASVEFAREIARVLAPTGFLVANVADGPPLRHARAQVATVREVLPQACVTADAAVLRGRRFGNLVLLAGRTPPPVPELARRAAGDWFPGRVETDLDRFAGGAAPVGDDAAVPSPAPPDGLFRSRA is encoded by the coding sequence GTGGCGCAGCGCAGACGGTCGGAGCGGCGGGTCGCGACCGTCGGGTCGGGCCTGGCCGAGCTGGTGCCGGACCCGGACCGCCGGTCCGGCTGGACGCTGCTGCTGGACGGCACCCCGCAGTCGCATGTCGACCTGGCCGACCCGACACATCTGGAGTTCGAGTACGTGCGCCGCATCGGCGCCGCCCTGGACCTGCTGGCCCCGGCCGGGCAGCCGCTGCGGGTGCTGCACCTGGGCGGCGGGGCGCTGACCCTGCCCCGGTACGTCGCGGCCACCCGTCCCGGCTCGGCGCAGCGCGTGGTGGAGATCGACGGCCCGCTGGTGGACCTGGTCCGTACCTGGCTGCCGTGGCCGCCGTCCGCCCGGATCCGGGTACGCGTCGGCGACGCCCGCGCGGAGCTGGCGGGCATGCGCCCCGGCGGGTACGACGTGGTGGTGCTGGACGTCTTCGCGGGCTCCCGTACCCCCGCGCACCTGGCCTCGGTGGAGTTCGCCCGGGAGATCGCCCGGGTGCTGGCCCCCACCGGCTTCCTGGTCGCGAACGTGGCCGACGGCCCCCCGCTGCGCCACGCCCGCGCCCAGGTCGCCACGGTCCGGGAGGTGTTGCCGCAGGCCTGCGTCACGGCCGACGCGGCGGTGCTGCGGGGCCGCCGCTTCGGCAACCTGGTGCTGCTGGCGGGGCGTACGCCGCCGCCGGTCCCGGAGCTGGCGCGGCGGGCCGCGGGCGACTGGTTCCCGGGACGGGTGGAGACCGATCTGGACCGGTTCGCCGGGGGCGCCGCCCCGGTGGGTGACGACGCGGCGGTGCCGTCCCCGGCGCCGCCGGACGGCCTCTTCCGCTCGCGCGCCTGA